The sequence CTCGTTGCTGAGGGCCATGTCGACCTGGTTCGGaccggcggcggcggccaTGGTGGATTACTGTCTCCGAGTACTGACGTTAACACTGGAAGGTTTCACTCTGGTTCGACTTTCTCGAAGAAAGTGATTGGCCGGGGCAAGCTGGAAAAGGGGACGAGCTGCTGCTGAACCAGAAAACCTACGAGCGGAGGCACACGCTCCATTTAATACTTGACTCCCCACCATTTTCGCGGCGGCAAACAACGAGGCAAAAGACGTCTTGGCCTCACACCTGCATCCAGCAGGTGAGTTCCAACGGGACGTTACAATCACACTAGCTCTTGATCATACGGCGGATAGGACCGCTTCGCGCGAACAGCGTTATCGAGCACGACAGCCACTTAGCAAATGCTAAGACCAGGAAAAGACTGAGGCCCAGTTGCCGATGTTGCTTCTCAGCTTGGTATAGCTTGGCAGAGGAGGACGATCACCAGAGTGACAACCATTCACTGCTACTCAGGCTTATCGTGATGAAGAAACAGGCAGCGGCATCACCGGTATTGCTGTCGGGCCATACTCGGCCAGGATCGTCAAGAGTCTGACTGTTGCGTGCTATGCACAGCTCGATGTCGTTTTCGAAATCCAAAAATGCTGTTGTTGGTTTGAACGCTCGTTGCCTGCGTGCAGTTCCCGTCTCCTCGAATCCTGGAGACCGCTCGGACTGGGCGCCCAGCGCCGCCCCTTGGCACAGGCAAAATCCGCCCCTCTTCTCTATCGAAGCACCCCAAGCACGCTCATGTTCCACCGAAGCCTCCCCACCACAAAGGGCTTCATACTTGGGCTCCGCTAAACCCCAACAGGCAGGTCTGCGGTCGCGGCAGTTTCGGCGCCCCAGTATCGCATAGTGCATGGATGCCATGTTAGGCGCTCAGCGCGCCCCCCAGCCCCTGCATATCTCCTCACGTTTTCGGTCCTACGACCGAAGCAGCGCATCATCTGGTTGGAGTTGAGCTTGTGATTTGAAGACAAGAGGGAATGAGAAGCGCCAACTGCCTGCGCTTACCGCCGTAGAATCCGTCGATTTCCGTTTGGTTGACACATGAGAACCTGTACTCGGAGCGCTCATTACTCGAAGCAGCGTCTGTGGAACCCCGCCCGTATTCAATTCCCTCTCTTTGTTGCGCAGCAGGAGGAAGGCTTGGCGACAGTGATGTGGCGATGGATGACACTGTCGAAGACCACAGGATTGACAGCTTATCGCACACCATTACCCTTCCAGAGATTCGATGGAATCCTGCAAGAACAATGTTGGGGGCTCGCGTGCATGATCAGACCATGGACTCGTGCTGGTGGGGTCGTTGGTTGTCGCCGTGGGTCTGCCAAACTTGCCCAGGTTTTTGCCAAGCGTGTATCTCCATTGCGAACGGCGTATCATGGGCTGCCAGCTGCTGCCATCTGGATATTTGTCTGTAAACATATTGGCGACACTGACTCGTCAAGTTGCCTCCAGGCACCAGGTCGTAGGATCTGTTATGCCAAGAGATTCGGTCGACCCTTTGAGCGCGAGATCCGTGCAGCTGTCAACCGAGTACCTTCCGTGCTCGAATGGTAGTCTGACAATAAATGGCTGCTGTTTGTCGGTTTCGTAAGTGGCACAGTTTCGAATCTTACACATGTAAAGTACAGCCGGTAGTGGCTGCCCGAGTTCAGTGCATGATTCCACTATGGCGGTACTTGCCAAGATTGAGTAAGTTTTGACTGGTAGAAGATAACGACAAAAAGTGAGCATCGGCATCTGCACATGCACCAAGTGCAAAACTTAGATCAACAAACTCATTATCATTATACGTCATTACGTTGAAGGTTAATGCTATCTCGTGAGCGCCTGATTGGTGCATCGTAATCTCGTGTCATCCACCACTTAATTACCGGCAGGCTCATCGTCCAAAGGCGTACCCTTGGAGTAGTGGTTGATCCAGTTGAAAATCTCCTTGTGCCAGAACAAGCTGTTCTCCTGCTTGATGACCCAATGGTTCTCGTTGGGGAAGTTGAGGAAACGCGAGGGCACGCCGACGTTCTGCAGGACGTTGAACAGAGCGATGCCGTCGCTCTCGGGGAGACGGTAGTCGAGGGTGTTGTGAACAACGAACTGAGGGGTAGACCAGTTGGCGATGTGGTTGAAAGGGTTCCACTTCTCGTACGCCTCAGACTGCCAGACAGTACCGTTGTAGTCATGACGGATGAACCAAAGCTCCTCAGTGCCCCAGGCGGCCTTGGTCTGGGAAATACCGTCGTGGGTGACGAGGGCCTTGAACTTGTTACCAAGGTCGTTGGACTGGATCCAGTTGGTCATGTAACCTCCGTAAGAAGCACCAGCAGCGATGCCGTTCTTGGTGTCGACGAAAGAGGTCAGTTCGGAGTTGATGTACTCCCAAGCGTTGACCAAATCATAGTAGGGGTATCCACCCCATTGACCCTGAATGGCGTCGGTAAGGTATTGGCCGAAACCAGTCGAGCCAGTTGGGTTAGGTGCGACTACAATGTAGCCCTGGTCAGCCCAGACTGCCGGGTTCCACCTGTTTGACCAAGAGTTGCCCCACGATCCCTGAGGTCCACCGTGAATGTAGAACGCAAGAGGGTAAGTCTTGTTCTCGACGAAGTTGCTGGGCTTGATGACCCAGGCGTGGAGCTGCTGCTTCAAGTTCGGGTCGGATCCGTTGAAGAAGATCTCGGATACGTGGTCGGCGCTGAGGTCAGCAAACTCTTCATCGCTCTCGGCAGCAGAGAAGATAGTGTTCTTGGTGCCGTTGGTCAGTGTGTAGTACTCGACAGGTGTCCAGATGGCCGAAGCGGTAACGAGCAAGTCGTTGTTCTTCAGAAGAGAGAAACTAGAGACCGAGGTGTTGGAGGTCAAAGGCTCTGGAATATAGCTGGCATTGGCAGTAATGGGGAAGTTGAAGATCTTGACACGAGCGTAGTCCTCAGCGGTCGTGTAGATAGAGGAACCATCGTGCGCCCAAGTCAACGGGCCCTGGACCCAGCGATCGAAGCCAGCGGAGAGACCCTTCCAGTTGCTGGTGGCAACGCTGCCGTTAGCTGGGGCAACGTCGACAGTGTACAGCTGCCACCTGTCGGACTCGTAGTAGTCCTCATCCTGCTGAACGTAGGCAAGCTTGGAGCTGTCGGGCGAGAACGAGGGCAAGCCAGAAGCACCCTGGTGACCAGCCTCGGCAGCTTCGGAGCCGGGCCCGTTCAAAGCAGCTGGAGCAGCTGTGCCAGCGACCTCGCCAAGGTAGATGTAGCTGGCGGTGTAGTTGGCCTTGTTCAGCTGAGGAGCCTTGCTAAGGAAAGCGTAGAGCTTGCCGTCAGGTGAAATGGCGTAATCACCAGAGTCGCCGAACGGCTGTACTGGAGTCTCAGACCTGGTAGTGGTCCAGTTGACAGCGTGGTTCAAGTTGCGCAGACCAGGGTGAGCAAGACCGTAGCTGGCGTTCGCAGAGAGGGCACCAGCGAACACATTGTGGCGGTTCTTTGTGAGCCAAGTGTCCCAGTGACGAACGTAGACGTCCTTGTAGAAGCGTCCCGTGTGCTTAGGAGTGACCTCGGTCTTGGGGTTAACGGCGGTGCCATTGGGGTAGGCCAGGCTATTGACGAGGAAGTGGATGTCGCCAGATTCGGTCTTTGCGATCTTCAGACCGTTGTAAGGGGCATCAAGAGAAGCAGCCAGGGTGCTCTTAGATGGGTCATTGATGTCTCCAATCCAGATGGTGACACCACCGGGGATCTCCTCGTTGGTGCCGTTGATGTAGACAATGCCAGTGTCAGTGCCTGGGATCCATGCAGCCTCGTTGACTTCGCTGAAGTTGAGACCAGAGTCCTTGAACTCTCCAGACTTCAGGTCAAGAAGTCCCCAGCTGGAGTGGCCAGCGGTCGCAGAGAAGTTGTACTGCGAGATGGACAGCAGAGCAACAGATCCATCGCCGCTGGGGCTCAGCGCACCACGGCGGGGCGCACCGATCAGCTTCCTGTTGTGGTTGTCAATTTCAGTTCATGTTGGAGTCGGAGCCGGCGACGTACTCTGGGGTAAATTGAGCAAGGCTGGTGGAAGCCAATGCCGAAGCAATTCCGAGGTAACGTGCCATTGCCATTGTGACGACCTGCTTCTGCTGAGCTCAATTGATGAGGGTCGATGGCAACGGAAGCTCCGGGAACGGCAGCGAGCTTATTTGTAGTTCCCTTGATGCTGGGATGGCAACCAGGAACCGTATATCGCCCGCGGGGTCTGTGTCGTACCTGGCCGACCATGATACGGCCGTGGCCTGTTGTGCCATCGATGGAGTCCTATCCCGGACCCTAGATCATTTTGACCAACGACTGAGCAAGTTCACAATGTCTCCTTCCTGAAGGAGCTTACTTCTACCGACTCACAAATAAGCTCGGTGCAGGTGGGCCGCCAAAAAGCGTGTTTCCCAGCCGCCTATCGCCATTTGCTCCAGCCCGCCCGCAATCGCAGGCCCGCCGCTTTAGACGGCTTGGCGGGTGAAACGTCACGTGCGGCCCTCACAGCTCACGCCCAGATTGGTGGCGTCGGCTGCCAAGAGAGGCCGACTGGAGAAAAAATGGTGGCGTGCGGAGCAGCTAGCCCCAGATAGGCAGGTACCATTCTATCGGCTTGCGTGCTTGATGGCACACAAAATTGCCCCGATGTAATGAGTGAGTGTTACTTGTTACAAATCGATACTTCTGCGTCTGCAACTTCGCGAGGTTGTTGTTCGTCCAAGGTGTTGTTCAAGAAGAAAGAAGGCTGGGCAAGGGACTGCCTCGGTACCCCGGCTTCTTTCTGACAGGGGTGACCGAAAGTCGCTCACACCTCGTTGAGAGGTTGTGGACGCCATCATTGCTAGCAGCAACGTTTGCTGGGGCTGTCTGCAAGCCGGCCTCGTTCCCTCCTGTTCGCCATCATGGTGCGGTGCCGAGGACCTGGCAACCAACTCCCATGTTGATGCAATCGTACAGTGTGCTGACGCTTGCGATAAGGGTGGGCCGCTCACTGTGTTTATCGTCCGGAAATCGAATTCGGATTGGGAAGCAATCCCAGTAACACTCCAAGGCCCTCCATCAGCGGCGTGAAGGCTCGCCCGTTGCGTGGTTCCACCAACATATGAGGCTTGCATTTCGCCATGTGTATGGTGCGTCTTGGTACCTAGAATGGCAGGACGTAGTATTACCGGTATCCGAGATCAGATTCCAGGGAGGTTCCAGAGGTCACGGAACGCACGGAACCCTAAGATGACTTTTCGGTCGTTCCTGGCGAGTTCCTTGTCGCTGTATTCCCCAATGTTTTTTAGACCAAGGTCGTGACGTTCCCCCTCCTGGCAATCAATTCTCTGGCATTGCAATCACCATCGTCCAGCAACAACACCAAGGTGCAGAGTATAGTATCGTCGAGATGTGTTCTTGCACTGGTCGTTCATCTTTGCATCTGTGGATCCACCATCGTAGGCCTTCACATTGTCTTTCTCTCTTTCTGTCTTTCTCTCTTGCTTTCCCTACGTTCAACTCATTCACACTCTGGTGTAGATCGTTCACCGTTCCATTGGTGTTTGCTCCAATCTTGCGCGTTGCTAGCAGTCCACGGTCGTTGCAAAGCTTGCCACATTCCCCCGAAAGCAACGTTGTTCGTATCGTGATCGGCTATCAGCTCGTCGTGCATGAAACTTGGGCTTTTCAATGTATAAGTACTGCGACTCCGAAGTCGGGCGCGATAACGGCTGGCATTACGCCATCAGCTTGGCATGCCTTGTCTGGCTCAGCTAGGTATGAGACTCGCCAACTTCCAAGCAGACATGCAGCTTCCAGATGTGGAGACAAAGAGCCTTGTGCATGAGATGCTCGACCAGAACGGTGGCGTGGCAGGGTCTGCGTCCTGGGCATTGAGCTTGGGGCGGTACAATGCTGCGGAAAGAGCAAACTCTTACCAAGTATGAGACAGACCACGTTGGCACGAACCAAAAAGTGTAAAAGCAGTGAAAAGACATGAGAGGATGTGGTCCTGGCATCTGCCGCGCTGCGCACCTGTTGCAGCTTGTTCGCGTGCGTGGATGTGTGTTGCGTCCTCAGCGTAGATTACACTCAAGACGAAGATAACGTACAGTATTCTCGGGCGACAGGAAGGCAGGCCTTGAGTTAGTTCGACGTGAAGTAAGTCCTAGCGAGCATGCCTCGATCGTCGTTGTGTTGTTCTGCAGTTGCCGTGCACGCGACAATGAGCTGCAAGGCAAAGCACCGCCTACGCCAATAACAGGTCGCCTGCTTTATCTCTCTGGTCTGATTTTGACTCCGCTCTGTTTCATACATAGCACTCTTCTTGAGATGAAAACCTCAGACTTTGCCAAGAACAACCAACTAAAGCAGGCTACGGCAGCCGGAGATTTGGCTGCATGTCAAGAATGCTGTTCTTGGGGAAAGCACTCGCGGGGCAGGATGTGTTGCACATTATGTCAGTGTGATAGTATAAATGTTACCGGACCAGATCGCATAGTAGTACCTGACATTGCCAGATACATTATCTTCTGATACTTGGTACCAATGTTGCTGTGAATCACAAACCCTGCAAGCAGCTTTGCTCCTGAGAATGAATGAGAGATTGCAAGATCAAGTGTGCAAGGTAGTCAAGATCCTCTGCGCTCATGGCAGAGCTTTTGTACATGCTCAAGTTGAAAGACGATAATCCTGTGTTTGCTGCGCCTATAGCACAGAAGAGTATCAATCTACCAGCGTCTTCACTTAGCAAAACGCTCGATCTTTACCAGAGTAACATCAGTAAGATTTGCATGTAGTTGATGCGAACGGCGATGATACTAGTGATGAAGCTGCAGGGCGAGCGGAGGAGGGCAGGAGCAGCCGAGGCGAGCCACCGGACCGTTACGGAAAGCGCTCCGCAACATTCCGGTATAATTTTCGGTGCTGCTCGTGACAATTACTCCAAAAGTTGCGCGCAGGCCCCTATGCCTCTCCATAGCTTCGAAGCTCCATAGCTCCATCTCGATTTTGTGAGCACGGTGAACCATAGCGGAGCGTTGCCTGCTCTCATCTTTGCGCCTTCGTTGCTCGAGCTGCGCGCGTTGCTGCTTCTCCATAAAAAGTTTTCTGAGGACCGCCTCAGCCCCACCGGACATACAAAATATACAAGATGGATCCAGACCTCCAGTGCAGGATATGCCAAGCGTTATAGGAGACGCTTTGAGGCTACACATATTCTATCGTTACTATAATGTACGTTGCAATTGTGCTCTTTCCTTTTCTCATGCTCACCTTGCTCCCCTCTGTTTGCGTTGGTGACACTTATGCCAAGCCTGTCTGCCCCATATTCACGCCGTCACCCAAGTCCAAGTTATTCGAGGTGATTGTGAAGATGACTAAGAGCGCCTTTCACCACTCCGGACAAGGTTGCTCTTCCTTTGTACTGCCCGTTTCGAGCTTCAATGACAGTGAACGACTGCTAAACGGGGCCCTTCCTCATTCAGTATACACAAACACTACGTACCTTCCAACCGCAATTCGTGGGCGATGGGACCTGAAGCTCGGCCGATGAAACGCAAGCTCTCGATGGATGAAACTGCTGTCGCATTCCCACAGAAGAAGGCGGTGAAGACAGGAGCGCTGAGGCAAGCGACGCCAAAGGCACCAACATTGAGGGCGACAGCAAGAAACGAGTCGCCGTCATGCCCTTTAACAAGGATACTTGGCCAGTACGGCCTTCTGGAATCTATTACTTCCTGCTTGTTACCCAGCGACCTCCTCTCTCTTGCGTTGTCCTGTAAAGCAACACACAACGCCATGTTCCCTCGTCCGGGAAGTGTCGACAACTTATTGAGCAAACTGCGCTGCAGCGGTAACGGCGTCGCGGTCCGAAAACGGCACCATAAAAGGTCTACCTTCTTCTATGCCTACGAGTGCACTGAATATGCATATTGCAGCACCACCTCTCGCCGCTCGAATGTCGAGTCACGACCATGCATTAGCTGCAAAGTCACCACCTGCGACGAATGCCGCATCCACTGCGTCTACCAATCCATCTACGAGGCACCAAGCGATCCTAATGACCTCCCAAACTTCTCCGGCTTTGTATTGCTGGACCCTTTCGAAGTCGCTATCCTGAGCCCGCACCACCTCCCCAGGGAACTCGCTGGACTGCCTGCCTGGCGAAACCCAGCAACCGATAGTACAGCCGGTCCGTATCATGATCAGGGCTTCCTCGACATGCCTCTCGATTCCGATCAGGCTGCCGCGCCAGAGAAGATCAGCGACGTCTTGGACATCGATCTAGGAATCGTCTCGCTGCGCACGTGGTCTGCCTCGAGCCAGTTCGGTTTCCCGTCCCCCGTACTTCGGTCGCTCTGCAAGACAGTCGAAGAGCGAAAGCTGATGCTCTGCGAGTTTTGTTCCATGGAAGCGCCGAAAGGATACAAAGCCATAGTCCCCGAGCTGCCGAGGCTGCCGTGGCTCAGCAAACAGATCGACAGAAGCGCACAGGTCCTGAGGGAGTGTCACTGTTCGCTGCGAAGCCGTATTCTGGATCGCTGGCAGTGTGTGAAGTGCTACGAAAATGAAGAGTCAACCATGCGTAGTATTGCGAGCATAGCTCCGGGGTCAGATACATGCATGTGTCGGTGTGGACACTATGCGAAGAGGGCTGTTTGTATGTGGTGCTGGGGTGACATCATCGAGAGTGGAGATGTCTATGAGTACGCCCGTACTTGACTACTTCACACGCGCCAGCAGTATTGTGAGACTAGTGGGACTGGAGCCTCGAATGACCAGATTGAGGCCCACTAACAGCACCAATCGTGCTACGACAGCAATTGTAGCGATGGCGTACATGGGCGTTGATACCCCGGTTTGATTTTTGAACTCAATCCAGCTCTTTCCCTGTAATTGCGTGTGCTACTATGTACCATTACTGTATTGTATTGTATTGTAACAAGCGGATCAGGTTAGAATCGTATTTCCAGCACAACTCGCTTGAAACCACAACCACTATCTCTCAATACCTAACACCTGCTTCACGTAAATCTGACCACGCCCAGGTCTTTTGCGCTCCTAAAACAAGGCCCGATACCGTGCGCACGAACCACTTAAGCATTCCAGCCTAAATGCTTCACCACGCCTCTTCCTCACCTCTGGCACCCCACCTACACACCAAGTGCAGAACCGCTCAACACGAAGATCACAATCCTCATGCTCTTCACTGCATGTCTGCCCCCAGCCACAGCAGCTCTCGTACAAAGCATCCCAGCGACGACGTCCCCCCGTTCATTTCCCCATCTCTGCAACATCACAGCTAAAACCCATCTATCTACCGAGATACCGATTTCGGAGAGCGTGCTTGCAGTACACGTCTAGATAGGGCAGCTTTCCTGAAGCTGCTGGTACTCGAGCTCTTACTGGTCCATGGTGGTTCGCATGTAAGACACGAGTACTAGATGGATTCCGTGCGCGACTCGCGCATGCCTGTTGTCATGTACCGGGAATCGCACTTTTGCAATCGCTGAGAACGTCTAGGTAGAAGCTTAAAGTCCCTTGGAGAGATATGGTCAAGACATAGTAGCTCTCACTTTTTAAGCTGAGGCTTAGAAGAATGGCCTGACGATACCATTTCATGTTTCATGGGGAGCGTCGGGCGTCACAAGATTACTTCGGCGGGATTGTGGGGGAAGGTAGAGTGCAGTTGGCATTTTTTTTTGGCTCGGGTGGTAGCTTTGCAGTGAGGAGAAGGGTTGGAAGAGTATAACGCGATTAGAGCAAATGTAAATAGCGAACGTGACCATAACCCTAACTTGCTTATATGCACTATGCTGTTGAAATGAGGTGTCATAGCAATCTTCCATCATCGTTCAAGCTGATGTTCTGACTGTAGTCGTTCCGACCCCTACGATACCTATGCGTTTCATGGACGAAAGTGACTCTGAAATTGCATCTAGTCCGAATAGATACAGTGTAGACACACAGCCAGTGACTAGCTATGAGTCCGTTAGGCGTAATACATATCTCTAATCTCGCTTACTAAAACCTGTTATCTAATAGTGCTCTTCGCAGTAGCGCTGTAAGAAGCGACTGATTAGACTCTTAAGCGTCTTAATTAGTAGCAGATAGAAGATCCAGAACTTGAGAGGTGTGGTCATTGCGGGCTCCAGGAGTTTGACATGATCTATTCGAAAAGATTCGGGAAGCCATACCTCTCGGACTTGAGCAAGAACGAGGTCATGGTGTCTTGGGTGGATATCATTGACGTATGATCTTCTTTGGTCACGTTGAATGCACGCGAAGCACTGCACGGGCACTGTCGGGCGGTATCGATGAGCTCTGGCCATCTCTGTCGTTCCAATGAGCTACTCCCTGCGCTGTTCTGGGGTATACAGAGAGATCTGGCCCGCAAAGAACAACGCAACCGAGGTGAGGGCCACAACCGTGAATGTGAGTGCAACCTAAGGTTGATGTCAGTTCGATTTCGCGAAGGTCATAGAGTATTGGCGGTCATACTTTGGAGTTGTCATCCCACCACTCTGCTGTCTCAAGATGCCTTGTAGCAGACCACACATGGAGGAACATGCCTGTGATCATGCTAATCGTAGCTGTTGTCAGAAACATCACTGGCATCTGCCAAGTGAAGACCTGGAGCAGGCTGGGGGCTCGACGGCCAGTTTTCTTGGATCGCTTCCGTTCACCATTGGTCTTGGCCAACAATCGTCGAATACCATCCAACCCATCACGATGAGCAGACAGGCGATGGAGACGCACGGTCTGATCGGCCGCCGTCAGGATGCTGAAGAGCGATAAGATGATGCCGCAGTACCACGCTGTTCTGATTGGCCACGGCGATTCACGTCCGCTGGGCAGGACTTGAGGCCAACTCCCAGTCGACGTGAGTACTCCTGCCAAGAGCGCCGCAACAACACCAATGAAGCTCAGCTCGCTCAATTTGTTGTCTCTCCATTTCACTGTCAGCTCATCCTTCTCTTTTGCATCGTCGGTGTTGAGAAGGATTTCGATTGGGTCGTACGTCGAAGCATCAGGTGCATAAATACCACCGCCGAAGAAGTGCAAAACAGTCCAGAACTTCGAGGATTCACCCGAGGGTTTCGCAGCCTCCGAGGACCTCCGTAGCATCGGGGAACGTTCGTCTGCAGCACCTCCGTTCTCAACATCGGAGTCGTACGTCATCTTTCGGATCGATTTTCGGTAGTACTGGCGGAGAGATCCTTGACACGAGACAATGAATGCTGTAGGTGATATACAGGTGGGTAACGCTGCATACTTCCAGAGTGAAAAGATGCGACTTGTTCGTGTTATGTACACACGACATTACCTGCTGTGGGCGCTTGCAGTAGCTGGGTGCGTGACCGATGACGCCTGCTTGGCGCCCCTGCGCCCCTGCTGTACATTGCCCAAGGTGCACGCGCGAAGTCCA is a genomic window of Ascochyta rabiei chromosome 16, complete sequence containing:
- a CDS encoding Prolyl oligopeptidase; the encoded protein is MAMARYLGIASALASTSLAQFTPEKLIGAPRRGALSPSGDGSVALLSISQYNFSATAGHSSWGLLDLKSGEFKDSGLNFSEVNEAAWIPGTDTGIVYINGTNEEIPGGVTIWIGDINDPSKSTLAASLDAPYNGLKIAKTESGDIHFLVNSLAYPNGTAVNPKTEVTPKHTGRFYKDVYVRHWDTWLTKNRHNVFAGALSANASYGLAHPGLRNLNHAVNWTTTRSETPVQPFGDSGDYAISPDGKLYAFLSKAPQLNKANYTASYIYLGEVAGTAAPAALNGPGSEAAEAGHQGASGLPSFSPDSSKLAYVQQDEDYYESDRWQLYTVDVAPANGSVATSNWKGLSAGFDRWVQGPLTWAHDGSSIYTTAEDYARVKIFNFPITANASYIPEPLTSNTSVSSFSLLKNNDLLVTASAIWTPVEYYTLTNGTKNTIFSAAESDEEFADLSADHVSEIFFNGSDPNLKQQLHAWVIKPSNFVENKTYPLAFYIHGGPQGSWGNSWSNRWNPAVWADQGYIVVAPNPTGSTGFGQYLTDAIQGQWGGYPYYDLVNAWEYINSELTSFVDTKNGIAAGASYGGYMTNWIQSNDLGNKFKALVTHDGISQTKAAWGTEELWFIRHDYNGTVWQSEAYEKWNPFNHIANWSTPQFVVHNTLDYRLPESDGIALFNVLQNVGVPSRFLNFPNENHWVIKQENSLFWHKEIFNWINHYSKGTPLDDEPAGN